CGCCAGTAAAAAAAGTTGTTTATGATATTGAAAAAATGTTAGTTGAAGATAATCCAAATTTTGAAAAAGCTGTATTTACAGTACAGACAAATGGTCAAATTACACCAATTACTGCTTTTAAAGAAGCAATATCTGTAATGTATTCTCAAATGTCAGTATTCAATAAGGTATTTGATTTATCTGAAGTAACAGTTAATGATTCTGGTGAAGAACCAGTTGAATTAAAAGATTTGATTGTAAAAATTGATGATTTGAATTTAAGTGCTAGAAGTTTTAACTCTTTAGATAGAGCTGGGTTAAAATATTTAGGTGAATTAGTACTTATGAGTGAAGTAGAAGTTAAAAATATCAAAAACCTAGGAAAGAAATCTTTTGATGAAATTTCTGATAAGTTAGAAAGCTTAGGTTTCCCTATTGATAATACACTTCCAGAAAATATTGCGTCGGCTTTAAGAAGAAAGCTTGAACAATTAAAAGTATAGTAGTAAAGGTTTAATATGAGACATAAGCATGGTTATAGAAAGCTAAATAGAACATCTTCTCATAGAAAAGCAATGTTAAAAAATATGGCAATTGCTTTAATTACAAGAGAAAAAGTTGAAACAACTGTTCCAAAAGCAAAAGAATTAAGAAGATATATTGAGAAATTAGTTACTGTATCAAAAAATGCAGACTTAAATACTCACAGACAAGTATTCGCTTCATTACAAGATAAAGAAGCAACTAAAAAATTAATTAATGAAATAGCTCCACAATATGAAACAAGAAATGGTGGATATACTTCAATTGTTAAAACTAGAATTAGAAGAGGTGATGCTACACAAATGGCATTCATCTCATTTGTTAAGTAATTATTAACAAACTTTCACAAAAGGGATAGAAGCTTTGCTTCTGTCCCTTTTTTTATTCCTTAAAAAATAATTTTTTCAACTCCTATTTACTTTACTAGATTTTAATCATTTTTTATATATAATGTGGCGTAATACTATATTTGTAAACAAATTTTAGGAGCAATAATTGATAACTCTAAAAGAAGCACTACAACTTAGTAGTGAGGAAATAAAAGATTTAAGAAAAGATTTAAAAGAAAAGATAAAACAGAGCAATATAGGTGCTTATGTAGAACAATTAACTAATAATGATATTTCTATTTGTGGTGAGGGAATACCTATAGCTATTAAAGATAATATTAACGTAAAAGATTGGGAAATTACTTGCTCTAGTAATATTTTAAAAAATTATATATCGCCATACAATGCAACTGTGATTGATAATCTTATTGAAGCTAAATTAAGTCCATTTGGTAGAACAAATATGGATGAGTTTGCTATGGGAAGTTCAACTGAATCTTCATGTTATGGTAAAACTTTAAATCCTGTTGATAATACAAAAGTTCCAGGGGGAAGTTCTGGTGGTTCTGCTGCTGCTGTTGCAGGTGGAATTGCTATTGCTGCACTTGGAACAGATACTGGTGGAAGTATTAGACAACCAGCAGCTTATTGTGGATGTGTTGGTATGAAACCAACTTATGGAAGAGTTTCAAGATATGGAATTACTGCTTATTCATCTTCTTTAGATCAATGTGGACCAATAACTCAAAATGTTGAAGACGCAGCAATATTATATGATATTATTTCTGGAAATGATCCAATGGATTCAACTTCTGCAAATGTCGAATATCCAAAAGTTAGCCAAAATTTAAATAGTGATAAAAAACTTACAATTGCAGTTATTGAAAACTTTATTGAACAAGCAAGTGATGAAGTAAAAAAAGGTTTTAATAAAGCAGTTGATGCATTAAAAGAGGCTGGTCATACAATTGTTTATAAAAATATGGTAGATACTTCAAAGATTCTATCT
The window above is part of the Malaciobacter marinus genome. Proteins encoded here:
- the rplQ gene encoding 50S ribosomal protein L17, producing the protein MRHKHGYRKLNRTSSHRKAMLKNMAIALITREKVETTVPKAKELRRYIEKLVTVSKNADLNTHRQVFASLQDKEATKKLINEIAPQYETRNGGYTSIVKTRIRRGDATQMAFISFVK
- the gatA gene encoding Asp-tRNA(Asn)/Glu-tRNA(Gln) amidotransferase subunit GatA, which encodes MITLKEALQLSSEEIKDLRKDLKEKIKQSNIGAYVEQLTNNDISICGEGIPIAIKDNINVKDWEITCSSNILKNYISPYNATVIDNLIEAKLSPFGRTNMDEFAMGSSTESSCYGKTLNPVDNTKVPGGSSGGSAAAVAGGIAIAALGTDTGGSIRQPAAYCGCVGMKPTYGRVSRYGITAYSSSLDQCGPITQNVEDAAILYDIISGNDPMDSTSANVEYPKVSQNLNSDKKLTIAVIENFIEQASDEVKKGFNKAVDALKEAGHTIVYKNMVDTSKILSSYYIVATAEASANLSRFDGVRYGNRKGDAGLKDMYTQTKSQGFGHEVQKRILLGSFVLSSGYYDAYYIKAQKVRHLIKDEYETIFKEADLILSPVSPTTAVEFGSFKTSLDMYLSDIYTISVNLAGLPAISLPVDKDNSGMPVGVQLIGKAYDEQTMFDGALSLEKCVNYKK